In one Pempheris klunzingeri isolate RE-2024b chromosome 8, fPemKlu1.hap1, whole genome shotgun sequence genomic region, the following are encoded:
- the gnrhr1 gene encoding gonadotropin releasing hormone receptor 1 isoform X1, producing MSGNWSSLAPPPSPISPPPPNISHPPRLADWEAPSFTRAAQFRVGATFLLFLFATCSNLALLASLWCGRGRRLASHLRPLMLSLASADLMMTFVVMPLDAVWNVTVQWYGGNALCKLLCFLKLFAMYASAFILVVISLDRQHAILHPLDALSAHRRNRRMLLLAWSLGLLLASPQLFIFRAIRMEGVDFTQCATHGSFSRRWQETVYNMFHFTTLYVVPLLVMSCCYSRILLHIHLQHLRDKAGESYLRRSGTDIIPKARMKTLKMTVVIVLSFVVCWTPYYLLGIWYWFQPDMLRVTPEYVHHALFVFGNLNTCCDPVIYGFYTPSFRADLAACCRRTRSDASLRSPDRLSTGRGHHSGEHESDATNNQAAGD from the exons ATGTCAGGTAACTGGTCATCACTGGCTCCACCCCCCAGCCCCAtatccccaccccctcccaATATCTCCCACCCCCCCCGCCTCGCAGACTGGGAGGCTCCCAGCTTCACCCGGGCCGCTCAGTTCCGTGTCGGCgccaccttcctcctcttcctgtttgccACCTGCAGTAACCTCGCTCTATTGGCTAGCTTGTGGTGTGGGCGTGGCCGGCGGCTGGCGTCTCACCTGCGGCCGCTAATGTTGAGCCTGGCGTCGGCTGACCTGATGATGACGTTCGTGGTGATGCCTCTGGACGCCGTGTGGAACGTGACCGTGCAGTGGTACGGAGGCAACGCGCTCTGTAAGCTGCTCTGCTTCCTGAAGCTGTTCGCCATGTACGCCTCCGCCTTCATCCTCGTCGTCATCAGCCTCGACCGCCAGCACGCCATCCTGCACCCACTGGACGCTCTGAGTGCGCACCGCAGGAACCGACGCATGCTGCTACTGGCCTGGAGCCTCGGCCTGCTGCTTGCATCGCCACAG CTGTTCATCTTCCGGGCAATCAGGATGGAGGGTGTCGACTTCACTCAGTGTGCGACTCACGGCAGCTTCAGCCGCCGCTGGCAGGAAACTGTTTACAACATGTTCCACTTCACCACGCTGTACGTCGTCCCCCTGCTGGTGATGAGCTGCTGCTACAGCCGCATCCTACTGCACATCCACCTGCAGCACCTCAGAGACAAgg CAGGTGAGTCGTACCTGCGTCGCAGCGGCACTGACATCATCCCGAAGGCTCGGATGAAGACGCTGAAGATGACGGTGGTCATCGTGCTGTCCTTCGTCGTGTGCTGGACGCCGTACTACCTGCTGGGGATCTGGTACTGGTTCCAGCCCGACATGCTGCGCGTCACGCCAGAGTACGTCCACCAcgccctctttgtgtttgggAACCTGAACACCTGCTGCGACCCCGTCATCTACGGCTTCTACACGCCTTCCTTCAGGGCCGACCTCGCCGCCTGCTGCCGCAGGACAAGGAGCGACGCCTCCCTGAGGTCTCCGGACCGGCTGTCCACCGGGCGGGGTCATCACAGCGGCGAGCATGAGTCAGACGCCACCAACAACCAGGCTGCAGGAGACTGA
- the gnrhr1 gene encoding gonadotropin releasing hormone receptor 1 isoform X2: MSGNWSSLAPPPSPISPPPPNISHPPRLADWEAPSFTRAAQFRVGATFLLFLFATCSNLALLASLWCGRGRRLASHLRPLMLSLASADLMMTFVVMPLDAVWNVTVQWYGGNALCKLLCFLKLFAMYASAFILVVISLDRQHAILHPLDALSAHRRNRRMLLLAWSLGLLLASPQLFIFRAIRMEGVDFTQCATHGSFSRRWQETVYNMFHFTTLYVVPLLVMSCCYSRILLHIHLQHLRDKGESYLRRSGTDIIPKARMKTLKMTVVIVLSFVVCWTPYYLLGIWYWFQPDMLRVTPEYVHHALFVFGNLNTCCDPVIYGFYTPSFRADLAACCRRTRSDASLRSPDRLSTGRGHHSGEHESDATNNQAAGD, encoded by the exons ATGTCAGGTAACTGGTCATCACTGGCTCCACCCCCCAGCCCCAtatccccaccccctcccaATATCTCCCACCCCCCCCGCCTCGCAGACTGGGAGGCTCCCAGCTTCACCCGGGCCGCTCAGTTCCGTGTCGGCgccaccttcctcctcttcctgtttgccACCTGCAGTAACCTCGCTCTATTGGCTAGCTTGTGGTGTGGGCGTGGCCGGCGGCTGGCGTCTCACCTGCGGCCGCTAATGTTGAGCCTGGCGTCGGCTGACCTGATGATGACGTTCGTGGTGATGCCTCTGGACGCCGTGTGGAACGTGACCGTGCAGTGGTACGGAGGCAACGCGCTCTGTAAGCTGCTCTGCTTCCTGAAGCTGTTCGCCATGTACGCCTCCGCCTTCATCCTCGTCGTCATCAGCCTCGACCGCCAGCACGCCATCCTGCACCCACTGGACGCTCTGAGTGCGCACCGCAGGAACCGACGCATGCTGCTACTGGCCTGGAGCCTCGGCCTGCTGCTTGCATCGCCACAG CTGTTCATCTTCCGGGCAATCAGGATGGAGGGTGTCGACTTCACTCAGTGTGCGACTCACGGCAGCTTCAGCCGCCGCTGGCAGGAAACTGTTTACAACATGTTCCACTTCACCACGCTGTACGTCGTCCCCCTGCTGGTGATGAGCTGCTGCTACAGCCGCATCCTACTGCACATCCACCTGCAGCACCTCAGAGACAAgg GTGAGTCGTACCTGCGTCGCAGCGGCACTGACATCATCCCGAAGGCTCGGATGAAGACGCTGAAGATGACGGTGGTCATCGTGCTGTCCTTCGTCGTGTGCTGGACGCCGTACTACCTGCTGGGGATCTGGTACTGGTTCCAGCCCGACATGCTGCGCGTCACGCCAGAGTACGTCCACCAcgccctctttgtgtttgggAACCTGAACACCTGCTGCGACCCCGTCATCTACGGCTTCTACACGCCTTCCTTCAGGGCCGACCTCGCCGCCTGCTGCCGCAGGACAAGGAGCGACGCCTCCCTGAGGTCTCCGGACCGGCTGTCCACCGGGCGGGGTCATCACAGCGGCGAGCATGAGTCAGACGCCACCAACAACCAGGCTGCAGGAGACTGA